One genomic segment of Vibrio marisflavi CECT 7928 includes these proteins:
- a CDS encoding ParB family protein — protein MNSKYSRSTGKEAFLGKSAKGHLQQGNKLQVQSKRELKEYKLESGVYKAQRHVLSHDEIETKTRSHFLNPRNQDALNYDAASAIIESIREKGIDTDCLGIWSSDNTTILVIEGSLRRYCAIETKQSYPIWVLPSDSASNNDIRALIRDAHSLKPHSLRERGKAMMDEAGEHGIEPSTLTVNELAALLNVGRETVRKSIQALKIDEELLQIFPDYEGIPNSFYAKLARVEKTLKKFGTSIQSFKDAILMDKDISSSSQLDKAERQDIVLSVIERQELALKGSGSAKSETLVDLVKFASKDKHARKRVSANGKTVKFELSRMDKALVEEVEALIKSYCS, from the coding sequence ATGAATAGTAAATACAGCAGAAGCACTGGCAAAGAAGCGTTTTTAGGAAAATCGGCAAAAGGGCACTTGCAGCAAGGCAATAAGCTTCAAGTTCAATCTAAGCGAGAGCTGAAAGAATACAAATTAGAGAGTGGGGTATACAAAGCACAGCGCCATGTTTTATCTCATGATGAAATAGAAACTAAAACGCGCTCTCATTTTTTGAATCCTCGTAACCAAGACGCTCTCAATTATGACGCTGCCAGTGCCATTATCGAATCTATTCGAGAGAAAGGCATCGATACGGATTGCCTTGGGATCTGGTCTAGCGACAATACGACAATTTTGGTGATTGAAGGCAGTTTGAGGCGTTATTGCGCGATTGAAACCAAACAGTCTTACCCTATCTGGGTTTTACCTTCAGACAGTGCGTCTAACAATGATATCCGCGCTCTTATTCGAGATGCTCACTCATTGAAGCCTCATTCCCTTAGAGAGCGTGGCAAAGCCATGATGGATGAAGCCGGAGAACACGGTATCGAGCCGTCGACACTGACCGTCAATGAGTTAGCCGCTTTGCTGAATGTTGGCAGAGAAACGGTTAGAAAATCGATACAGGCACTTAAGATAGACGAAGAGCTCCTGCAAATATTTCCTGACTATGAAGGCATTCCAAACAGTTTCTACGCAAAGCTTGCAAGAGTAGAGAAAACACTGAAGAAGTTTGGTACGAGTATTCAGTCTTTTAAAGATGCCATCCTGATGGACAAGGATATCTCTTCGTCCAGCCAATTGGATAAGGCTGAGCGTCAAGACATCGTATTGAGTGTCATAGAGAGACAGGAATTAGCACTAAAAGGGTCGGGCTCTGCAAAGTCTGAAACGCTTGTGGATTTAGTGAAATTTGCGTCTAAAGATAAGCATGCGAGAAAACGCGTCAGTGCCAATGGCAAGACCGTTAAGTTCGAACTTTCTCGAATGGACAAAGCTTTGGTTGAGGAAGTAGAAGCATTGATAAAGAGTTATTGTTCGTAG